A stretch of Camelina sativa cultivar DH55 chromosome 18, Cs, whole genome shotgun sequence DNA encodes these proteins:
- the LOC104763255 gene encoding mitogen-activated protein kinase kinase kinase 1-like has product MDRMMREPLRVDESSMKHVCVLGRGSFGCVSLQRDSNFRLYAMKSSSSFNQVKDFHKEVRIMLRLRNHPRIVQALSSFVHLSAPPEEEGCHIYMEYASKGTLYNMISRFRGKPMPENMIRRAALMILQGLHALHSNGYVHCDLKPANVLVFPSTTVGEPWDLKLADFGFSKEPCTDSRSLFHGTEQYMPPESLGPDGEMGSSTVDIWSLGCMVIEMFGGCALNMGDRYMWRLPILVSPVADDFLMRCLALQPSRRATAAELLNHPFLAQQYSTVPILTEMPPYPFLRFPPSIMDNVMEEYARLGLVM; this is encoded by the coding sequence ATGGATAGGATGATGAGAGAACCTCTGCGAGTAGACGAGTCTTCAATGAAGCATGTCTGTGTTCTTGGCAGAGGAAGCTTTGGCTGTGTCTCTCTCCAACGCGATTCTAACTTCCGACTCTATGCAATGAAGTCATCTTCTTCGTTCAATCAAGTGAAGGATTTCCATAAAGAGGTTAGGATCATGCTTCGTTTGCGCAATCATCCACGCATCGTCCAAGCCTTAAGCTCTTTTGTTCACTTATCCGccccaccagaagaagaaggatgtcACATCTATATGGAGTATGCCTCCAAAGGCACTCTCTACAATATGATCTCCCGGTTTCGTGGGAAGCCGATGCCTGAGAATATGATCCGACGCGCCGCTTTGATGATCCTACAAGGACTCCACGCTCTTCACTCAAACGGCTACGTTCACTGCGACCTCAAGCCAGCCAACGTCCTCGTCTTCCCTTCCACCACTGTTGGAGAGCCATGGGATCTTAAGCTTGCTGATTTCGGTTTCTCTAAAGAGCCTTGTACGGATTCTAGGTCGTTGTTTCATGGTACGGAGCAGTACATGCCGCCAGAATCTCTTGGACCGGACGGAGAGATGGGTTCGTCGACCGTTGATATATGGTCTCTAGGGTGTATGGTTATTGAGATGTTTGGAGGTTGTGCATTGAATATGGGAGACCGTTACATGTGGAGGCTTCCAATACTTGTATCTCCGGTGGCAGACGACTTCTTGATGCGGTGCTTGGCTTTGCAGCCGTCACGTAGGGCTACCGCAGCAGAGCTATTGAATCATCCGTTTCTTGCGCAACAATACAGTACTGTTCCAATATTGACAGAGATGCCTCCGTATCCCTTCTTAAGGTTTCCTCCCTCCATAATGGACAACGTGATGGAAGAATATGCTAGACTTGGATTGGTGATGTGA
- the LOC104763256 gene encoding uncharacterized protein LOC104763256: MHDGLGVNDQGIVERDYFRSNRAVISEDDPHLMNDAPPVHDNMRGAPEEERNMDLKMATDGLYVGRIFANRKEMHKMLSLYAMTRLFCFRISKSDTGRVIANCIDKNCGWRVYATTHANSTNLEIKTLTLKHSCDVGARSRYGEKATAKILADLLKAKFANGKKGPRACELPNIVLSEMHVTISYTKAWNARELAMEQARGNEEDNYRFVSTYLHLLKSMNPGTLTAMHNMVDKKGNALFKYLFFAFGACIAASGQDGNMQNFPLAFGVVDGENEGGWVWFFENLKKFVPDEQELVFVSDRHASIYPGLRRVYPLAQHGACSVHLFRNVKHNFHCEGLAAVVSKAVRAYTVGDFRYWWREIEKCKPACASYLIEIGLPHWTLSHFSGDRYNIMSSNISESLNAAMQTVVDYPIVSMVEFLRAMLMRWFYCRRKVANKAKTRCTPEIEEILIDHLQHAVDYRVLSASEWIYQVNDGRGIVFTVDLQNKTCTCRVFDVLKVPCCHALAARGVLQIDIYTRIGEFYFVEPWRKKYSQIIMLVPKERDSDIAEAVTEEAVNQPRTKRGSGRPKKKRIPSQGEQHKV, encoded by the exons ATGCACGATGGGTTGGGCGTGAATGACCAAGGGATCGTGGAGCGGGACTATTTCCGGAGTAACAGAGCAGTAATAAGTGAAGACGATCCTCATCTAATGAATGATGCTCCTCCAGTGCATGACAATATGCGAGGGGCCCCCGAGGAAGAAAGGAATATGGATCTAAAAATGGCAACCGACGGACTTTATGTTGGCCGAATATTTGCAAACCGAAAGGAGATGCATAAGATGTTGTCCCTTTATGCAATGACAAGGCTGTTTTGTTTCCGGATAAGTAAGTCAGATACAGGCAGAGTTATAGCCAATTGCATAGACAAGAACTGTGGATGGAGAGTGTATGCAACAACCCATGCCAATTCGACAAACTTGGAAATTAAGACACTGACATTGAAGCACAGTTGCGATGTCGGAGCACGGTCGAGATATGGTGAGAAAGCGACCGCAAAAATTTTGGCAGATCTGCTGAAGGCCAAATTCGCAAATGGCAAGAAAGGACCAAGAGCATGCGAACTCCCTAATATAGTTTTGTCTGAGATGCACGTGACAATTTCTTATACGAAGGCTTGGAATGCGAGAGAGCTTGCCATGGAGCAGGCCAGAGGAAATGAAGAAGACAATTATAGGTTTGTGTCTACATACTTGCACCTTCTGAAGTCAATGAACCCAGGGACGTTGACTGCAATGCACAATATGGTGGACAAAAAAGGGAACGCATTGTTCAAGTACCTGTTTTTTGCTTTTGGGGCTTGCATAGCTG CGAGTGGACAAGATGGGAATATGCAAAATTTCCCCTTGGCATTTGGAGTAGTTGATGGGGAAAATGAAGGAGGATGGGTGTGGTTCTTTGAAAATCTGAAGAAATTTGTGCCAGATGAACAAGAGTTAGTATTTGTCTCAGACAGGCATGCATCAATATATCCAGGTCTGCGTAGAGTGTATCCTTTGGCGCAGCATGGGGCCTGTTCTGTTCATTTATTTAGAAATGTGAAGCACAACTTTCATTGCGAAGGTTTGGCTGCAGTGGTTTCTAAAGCTGTAAGGGCATACACAGTTGGCGATTTCCGTTATTGGTggagagaaatagagaaatgTAAACCTGCATGTGCTTCGTATCTTATAGAAATAGGACTACCACACTGGACACTTTCTCACTTCTCCGGAGATCGTTACAATATAATGAGTAGCAACATATCTGAGTCGCTGAATGCAGCAATGCAAACTGTTGTTGATTACCCGATCGTGTCCATGGTAGAGTTCTTACGAGCAATGTTGATGAGGTGGTTTTATTGTAGGAGGAAAGTGGCAAATAAAGCGAAAACACGATGCACCCCGGAAATCGAAGAAATACTTATAGATCACCTACAACACGCGGTGGACTACCGTGTGCTATCAGCAAGCGAGTGGATTTACCAAGTTAACGATGGACGAGGTATTGTTTTCACGGTGGACTTGCAGAATAAAACCTGCACTTGTCGGGTCTTTGATGTATTGAAGGTGCCTTGCTGTCACGCTTTAGCTGCTAGAGGAGTGCTGCAAATTGATATTTACACCCGAATTGGGGAGTTCTACTTTGTTGAGCCATGGAggaaaaaatattcacaaatcATTATGCTAGTTCCAAAAGAAAGGGATAGCGATATTGCAGAGGCTGTAACTGAAGAGGCTGTTAATCAACCTCGAACAAAACGCGGTAGTGGGAGgccgaagaagaaaagaataccGTCGCAAGGAGAACAACATAAAGTATGA
- the LOC104760882 gene encoding uncharacterized protein LOC104760882: MATKKVIAICQSGGEFVTNKDGSLAYSGGDAYAIDIDQDTSMSDFKSELAENFGFSWETMTLKYFLPGNKKTLITISKDKDFKRMVSFSSDAANVEIFVLPEEADARNDTNMPASRSSRTTASEAVVPVASAGDIVVGDDDMITDDFQIEIGMMPEESSPLPGNFVLTDEKQHIKAAQQWENAITGVDQRFNSFTEFRDVLHKYSIAHGFTYKYKKNDSHRVSVKCKAQGCPWRITASRLSTTQLICIKKMNSRHTCERAVVKAGYRATRGWIGSIIKEKLKAFPDYKPKDIAEDIKREYGIQLNYSQAWRAKEIAREQLQGSYKEAYSQLPSFCEKITETNPGSIATFMTKEDSSFHRLFISFYASISGFRQGCRPLLFLDSAVLNSKYQGVMLVATAPDAEDGIFPVAFAVVDSETEENWVWFLENLKLALAEPRTITFVADFQNGQKNALPLVFEKGQHHAYCLRHLAEKLNTDLQAQFSHEARRFMLNDFYAAAYATQPEAYYRSLENIKNISPDAYTWVIESEPFHWANALFEGERYNHMNSTFGLDFYSWVSEAHELPITQMIDQLRAKLMQSIYTHQVQSREWVTTLTPTNEEKLQKEIELARSLQVSAPHNSLFEVHGESLNLVDINQCDCDCKVWRITGLPCSHAVAVIECIGKSPYDYCSRYFTSDSYRSTYAESINPVPNTTMTMMMVEEPPVEGVVSVTPPPTRRTPPGRPKSKQVEPLDMIKRQLQCSNCKGLGHNKKTCKAVS, encoded by the exons aTGGCGACGAAGAAAGTGATAGCTATATGTCAGTCAGGGGGAGAGTTTGTGACTAATAAAGATGGATCATTAGCTTATTCCGGTGGTGATGCTTATGCCATAGACATCGATCAAGACACTTCCATGAGTGATTTCAAATCCGAATTAGCTGAAAATTTCGGGTTTAGTTGGGAGACTATGACACTTAAGTACTTCCTCCCTGGAAACAAGAAAACCTTAATTACCATCTCTAAGGATAAAGATTTCAAACGCATGGTTAGCTTTTCCTCAGATGCAGCAAATGTCGAGATATTCGTTTTACCCGAAGAAGCTGATGCCAGGAATGACACCAACATGCCAGCTAGTCG ATCAAGTAGAACGACTGCATCGGAAGCAGTGGTACCTGTAGCTTCCGCAGGAGATATTGTCGTTGGGGATGATGATATGATAACAGATGATTTTCAGATTGAAATAGGAATGATGCCTGAAGAAAGCAGTCCTTTGCctggaaattttgttttgactGACGAGAAACAGCATATAAAAGCCGCGCAGCAGTGGGAAAACGCAATCACTGGTGTTGATCAAAGGTTCAACAGCTTTACTGAGTTCCGAGATGTGTTGCACAAGTACTCGATTGCTCATGGGTTCACTTACAAGTACAAGAAGAACGATAGTCATCGTGTTTCAGTCAAATGCAAAGCTCAAGGTTGTCCATGGCGTATCACTGCGTCGAGGCTTTCGACTACTCAGCTGATTTGCATCAAGAAAATGAATTCAAGACACACGTGTGAGAGAGCGGTTGTGAAAGCTGGGTACCGTGCAACAAGAGGTTGGATTGGAAGTATTATCAAGGAGAAGTTGAAAGCCTTTCCGGATTACAAACCAAAGGATATTGCAGAGGATATAAAAAGAGAGTATGGGATTCAACTGAATTACTCACAGGCATGGAGAGCTAAAGAGATTGCTAGAGAGCAGCTTCAGGGTTCTTATAAAGAGGCATATAGTCAACTTCCTTCTTTCTGCGAGAAGATCACGGAGACAAATCCTGGAAGTATCGCCACTTTCATGACAAAAGAAGATTCGAGCTTCCATCGTCTTTTCATATCGTTCTACGCATCAATATCTGGGTTTAGACAAGGTTGTCGCCCTCTCCTTTTCCTTGACAGCGCTGTCTTGAACTCTAAGTACCAAGGGGTTATGCTTGTTGCTACAGCTCCTGACGCCGAAGATGGAATATTTCCAGTGGCTTTTGCAGTTGTGGATTCTGAGACAGAAGAAAACTGGGTTTGGTTTTTGGAGAATCTCAAGTTGGCATTGGCCGAGCCCCGGACAATCACATTTGTCGCAGATTTCCAAAACGGTCAGAAGAATGCATTGCCGCTGGTATTTGAAAAAGGACAGCATCATGCCTACTGTCTGCGTCACCTCGCCGAGAAGTTAAATACGGACTTGCAGGCTCAGTTTTCTCATGAAGCAAGAAGGTTTATGCTCAATGATTTCTATGCTGCAGCTTATGCGACACAACCCGAGGCATATTACCGTTCTTTagagaatataaaaaatatttcaccTGATGCTTACACTTGGGTTATAGAAAGTGAAC CATTCCATTGGGCAAATGCTTTGTTTGAAGGAGAGAGATATAACCACATGAACTCCACTTTTGGGCTAGATTTCTACAGCTGGGTTTCCGAAGCACATGAGTTGCCCATAACGCAAATGATAGACCAACTTAGAGCAAAGTTGATGCAATCGATATATACCCATCAGGTACAATCCAGGGAATGGGTTACAACCCTAACACCAACCAACGAGGAGAAGctacaaaaagaaatagaactTGCAAGGTCACTTCAGGTTTCAGCGCCTCACAATAGCTTATTCGAGGTTCATGGTGAATCCCTCAACTTAGTTGATATCAATCAGTGTGATTGCGACTGTAAGGTATGGAGAATTACTGGTTTACCATGTAGCCACGCAGTTGCAGTGATTGAATGTATCGGGAAAAGCCCTTATGATTACTGCTCCAGATACTTTACCTCAGACAGTTACCGTTCAACGTATGCTGAGTCCATTAACCCTGTCCCTAACACCacaatgacgatgatgatggtggAGGAA